GTGGATGCTGCGGAAGCTACACTTGAAGAAAATAAAGTAATTATTCTGGACATATTATTTATGCCGAGAGGAACCAATTTGGTACCCGTATTCCTGGCTAAGTTGATCAAAACCTGGGATTACGGAGACTACATGATGGTTCGGTGTGGCAATATGAAAATCACCTATCGTAAAGAAGATGGCGTAATTGTAAACCTCTCAGGTGGTGGCTGACCGGATATCCCATGGCTCGGTCTGAGCCTTATCGGCACAGTAATCGGAGAAGGTCCCAAGCCCAGGGAAATTGGTAAAACCATATGTGCTTATACTTTGGAGCATGCTTATACAAACGCAGAGAAGCTTTTTAAAAAGCAACAAGAAAAGAAAAAGAAGGGGAAGAAGTAAAATGCTGGTAATTGCAGGAACTATACCAATT
The Dehalococcoidales bacterium DNA segment above includes these coding regions:
- a CDS encoding DUF3343 domain-containing protein, with the protein product MTEQGDKALIVFDYIYHAMRAKHVLDKAGFKIKEVAPPVEYRTGCDLAIEVETPDVDAAEATLEENKVIILDILFMPRGTNLVPVFLAKLIKTWDYGDYMMVRCGNMKITYRKEDGVIVNLSGGG